The Streptomyces sp. TLI_171 genomic interval CCAGCGCGTTCCAGATGGGCCTGGTGCTGGGCGCCACCGGCTGGGCGGCATCGCCCGCGCGGTGCGCGCACAGACCCTGTCGCTGCGCGAGCGCGGGTTCCTGGAGGCCGCCCGCGGCCTGGGCCTGTCACAACGGCACATCCTGCTGCGCGAGTTGCTGCCGAACATCGCACCCTACGTGGCGATGAACCTGCTGCTGTCGGTGATCGGCTTCATCGGGGCCGAGGTCGCGCTGTTCTTCCTCGGCGTCGTGCCGTTCTCCAGCGAGAACTGGGGAGTGATGCTCAACCAGGCGGTCTTCTCCGGCGGCGTGATGAGCAGCCCGGAGGCACTGACGTACCTGCTGGCGCCGCTGACCTGCATCCTGCTCATCACCCTCGGCATCGTCCTGTTCATGGACGCCGTCGACGAACTGTTCAACCCGAGACTGCGGGAGCGGTCATGACCAATC includes:
- a CDS encoding ABC transporter permease subunit, yielding MELHQRVPDGPGAGRHRLGGIARAVRAQTLSLRERGFLEAARGLGLSQRHILLRELLPNIAPYVAMNLLLSVIGFIGAEVALFFLGVVPFSSENWGVMLNQAVFSGGVMSSPEALTYLLAPLTCILLITLGIVLFMDAVDELFNPRLRERS